Proteins encoded together in one Neobacillus sp. FSL H8-0543 window:
- a CDS encoding YuzB family protein, producing MIKPIIEFCISNLANGSQKALERLEKDYDLDVIEYGCLGYCGKCASTLYALVNGEVVTGSTADELVDNIYQYLEDNPMF from the coding sequence ATGATAAAACCTATTATTGAATTTTGTATAAGTAATCTTGCGAACGGTTCCCAAAAGGCACTTGAAAGATTAGAAAAAGATTACGATTTGGATGTCATTGAATACGGTTGTCTAGGGTATTGCGGAAAATGTGCTTCCACACTTTATGCGTTAGTGAACGGGGAAGTTGTCACAGGAAGTACAGCTGATGAACTGGTTGATAACATTTACCAATACTTAGAAGATAATCCGATGTTTTAA
- a CDS encoding YuzD family protein, giving the protein MTKFKIEIILYGSDELCPSCVHLPSSKETFEWLEAAISRRFPNQPFTMSYVDIQQPPEEIEKADFAKRVIDEDMFYPVVVINEKIVGEGNPRLKTIFAELEKYGYKAEM; this is encoded by the coding sequence GTGACAAAATTTAAAATTGAAATCATCCTATATGGTTCTGACGAATTATGCCCTAGCTGTGTTCATTTGCCATCCTCAAAGGAAACGTTCGAGTGGTTAGAGGCAGCAATTTCTAGAAGGTTCCCCAATCAGCCATTTACGATGTCATATGTTGATATACAACAGCCGCCAGAAGAAATAGAAAAAGCGGATTTTGCTAAAAGGGTCATTGACGAAGACATGTTTTATCCAGTGGTTGTTATCAATGAAAAAATCGTTGGCGAGGGAAATCCTAGGCTCAAAACGATTTTTGCTGAATTAGAAAAATACGGATATAAAGCTGAGATGTAA
- a CDS encoding NifU family protein — protein MQEQEMLEQVQEVLDKLRPFLLRDGGDCELVDVEDGIVKLRLLGACGTCPSSTITLKAGIERALLEEVPGVVEVEQVF, from the coding sequence ATGCAAGAACAAGAAATGTTAGAGCAAGTTCAAGAAGTATTAGATAAATTACGTCCATTTCTTCTTCGCGATGGCGGAGATTGTGAATTAGTTGATGTTGAAGATGGTATTGTCAAACTCCGTTTGCTAGGTGCATGTGGAACCTGCCCAAGTTCAACTATCACACTTAAAGCTGGTATTGAGAGAGCTCTTTTAGAAGAAGTTCCTGGCGTTGTTGAAGTAGAACAAGTTTTCTAA
- the yutH gene encoding spore coat putative kinase YutH, with protein MLQKLLEQQYGITVDEYFKLNSYDALRGNGFLYLIAKPGRREKEDIEELEKIAEHLRNSGDSHVPAFLPAKDGSLITAWEETNYCVLANRQSEKQQKLRLGRKLAKFHERGKTVPFKIERNSRIGQWKQLWEKRLEQIEKVWNDLLFQTPEDEFEKMFIDSFPYYIGMTENAIQYLVDTEIDDEPNVSDSGTVCHERFSETTWGTSYYIKNPFDWVFDHRSRDLAEWTRERYFRNTQTYELELNQFFTDYQAVAPLTSFSWRLLFSRLLFPLHYFECIENYYITQSEQEKRVLEEKLTKILRQSMEYERFLGRFYQSAGAQMKNLKIPQVDWLLT; from the coding sequence ATGCTGCAAAAATTACTTGAGCAACAGTATGGGATAACCGTCGATGAATATTTTAAACTAAATTCCTATGATGCGCTTAGAGGTAATGGTTTTTTGTATTTAATTGCCAAGCCGGGCAGGCGGGAAAAAGAGGATATAGAAGAATTAGAAAAGATTGCTGAACACTTAAGAAATTCTGGGGATTCCCACGTACCAGCCTTCCTGCCTGCTAAGGATGGCAGCCTAATTACTGCGTGGGAAGAAACAAACTATTGTGTATTAGCCAATCGTCAATCCGAGAAGCAGCAAAAACTTAGATTAGGCAGAAAGCTGGCGAAATTTCATGAACGCGGAAAAACGGTACCGTTTAAAATTGAACGGAACAGCAGGATTGGACAATGGAAACAACTTTGGGAGAAGCGTCTTGAGCAAATAGAAAAGGTATGGAATGACCTCCTTTTCCAAACACCAGAGGACGAGTTTGAAAAGATGTTTATTGATTCCTTTCCATATTATATTGGAATGACAGAGAATGCTATCCAATATTTAGTGGATACCGAAATTGACGATGAACCAAACGTTTCTGACAGTGGGACCGTTTGTCATGAGCGATTTTCTGAAACTACATGGGGTACAAGTTATTATATTAAAAATCCTTTTGATTGGGTTTTTGATCATCGAAGCCGTGATCTCGCGGAATGGACCCGTGAACGATATTTCCGCAATACCCAAACGTATGAGCTTGAATTAAACCAATTCTTCACCGATTATCAAGCAGTTGCTCCGTTGACGTCTTTTTCATGGAGACTGCTGTTTTCACGGTTACTCTTTCCGCTTCATTATTTTGAGTGCATTGAAAATTACTATATAACTCAGTCTGAGCAAGAGAAAAGAGTGTTAGAGGAAAAGTTAACTAAAATATTAAGGCAATCAATGGAATACGAACGATTTTTAGGACGCTTCTATCAATCCGCAGGGGCGCAAATGAAAAACTTGAAAATCCCGCAGGTGGACTGGTTACTAACATAA
- a CDS encoding phosphatidylglycerophosphatase A, with translation MADDKKMDLTEETARRWIKERGVEIQDIADLVFFLQEKYHENLKMEDCIANVERVLSKREVQNAVITGIQLDMLAEKGMLEEPIQSIIKTDESLYGVDEILALSIVNVYGSIGFTNYGYIDKQKPGILARLNDKSTGECHTFLDDIIGAVAAAASSRLAHRAAHVE, from the coding sequence ATGGCAGACGACAAAAAAATGGACTTAACAGAAGAAACTGCACGGAGATGGATTAAAGAAAGAGGCGTCGAAATTCAGGACATTGCCGATTTAGTTTTTTTTCTCCAAGAAAAATATCATGAAAATTTAAAGATGGAAGACTGTATAGCAAATGTCGAGCGAGTTCTTTCTAAACGCGAAGTACAAAATGCTGTCATTACTGGGATCCAGCTTGATATGCTAGCAGAAAAGGGCATGTTAGAAGAGCCCATTCAGTCAATTATAAAAACAGATGAGAGCCTTTATGGTGTCGATGAAATTCTCGCCTTGTCGATTGTTAATGTGTATGGTTCCATCGGCTTTACTAACTACGGTTATATCGATAAACAAAAACCAGGAATATTAGCACGATTAAATGATAAATCCACTGGGGAATGCCACACATTCCTAGATGATATTATTGGCGCCGTTGCTGCAGCAGCATCCAGCAGACTCGCTCACCGCGCCGCACATGTGGAATAA
- a CDS encoding TIGR01457 family HAD-type hydrolase encodes MKKYKGYLIDLDGTMYKGTERIDAASDFVKKLQDKGIPYLFVTNNSARTPEQVARKLCEFDIPATEKQVFTTSQATANFIFEKNKDATIYVIGEEGIRTALKEKNLQLAGENADFVVVGIDRSISYEKLAVACLAVRNGATFISTNGDIAIPTERGLMPGNGSLTSVISVSTQTQPIFIGKPESIIMEQALKVLGTAKDETLMVGDYYDTDILAGMNAGLDTLLVHTGVTTKDLLTTYDRKPTYAIDSLDQWEP; translated from the coding sequence ATGAAAAAGTATAAAGGGTATTTAATTGACTTGGATGGCACGATGTATAAAGGAACGGAGCGGATTGATGCGGCTTCAGATTTTGTTAAAAAATTGCAGGATAAAGGAATTCCTTACTTATTTGTAACAAATAATTCAGCAAGGACACCTGAACAAGTAGCTAGAAAACTATGCGAATTTGATATTCCAGCAACTGAAAAGCAGGTCTTCACAACAAGCCAGGCCACAGCTAATTTCATTTTTGAAAAAAATAAAGACGCAACAATCTATGTGATAGGTGAGGAAGGCATCCGTACCGCACTTAAAGAAAAGAACCTTCAGCTTGCCGGTGAAAATGCTGACTTTGTCGTAGTAGGGATTGATCGATCAATTAGTTATGAAAAATTAGCCGTGGCTTGCTTGGCTGTCCGTAATGGGGCAACATTCATTTCCACGAACGGAGATATTGCGATTCCAACTGAGCGAGGCTTGATGCCAGGGAATGGTTCGCTAACCTCCGTTATTTCTGTTTCAACACAAACACAGCCTATATTTATCGGAAAGCCTGAATCTATCATTATGGAACAAGCCTTGAAGGTTTTGGGAACGGCCAAAGATGAAACACTTATGGTGGGAGATTATTATGATACAGATATCTTAGCAGGAATGAACGCTGGGCTGGATACATTATTAGTTCATACTGGTGTAACAACAAAGGATTTATTGACTACTTATGATCGAAAGCCTACCTATGCCATTGATTCATTGGATCAATGGGAGCCTTAA
- a CDS encoding DUF86 domain-containing protein — protein MYFVDREKIEATLIFLEKQINLLTSKEVWVTDIEKAAQERLVHMTIESILDVGNSMIDGFIMRDPGSYEDIIDILVDEKVISEVNGHSLKDLIQCRKALVQLYTDIDHRELYKQFSGGIQALSLFPNNIRDYLTNELGPVSAFKK, from the coding sequence ATGTATTTTGTTGACCGTGAAAAAATTGAAGCCACATTAATATTTTTAGAAAAGCAAATTAACCTGCTTACAAGTAAAGAGGTTTGGGTGACAGACATAGAAAAGGCTGCCCAGGAGCGCTTGGTGCATATGACTATTGAGTCTATTCTAGATGTTGGCAACAGCATGATTGATGGCTTTATTATGCGTGATCCCGGCAGCTACGAGGATATTATAGATATATTAGTCGATGAAAAGGTCATCTCAGAGGTAAATGGTCATAGCTTAAAAGACCTCATTCAATGCCGGAAAGCACTTGTCCAGTTGTATACAGATATCGATCATCGTGAACTATACAAGCAATTCTCAGGTGGTATACAGGCATTATCGTTATTCCCTAACAATATTAGGGATTATTTAACCAATGAACTAGGACCAGTATCTGCATTTAAAAAATGA
- a CDS encoding EAL domain-containing protein has protein sequence MKKAKSVMQWGKIFLPLSSIRYFPPNFVLRNPVLEGVTAAFNAGHEVAVIVFNIINQKDLIDQLGQHHHYKLMKTLKKSFQKYIEEEGNNKDVITLHDYYGDGVTLIIKVNHDRHSISNIDILMKKITSEVEVRLTKLFPNVQPIFEAGYMFVERGDCSIQDSVFRAHRQAIAMAEKRVHSEFNEMVYTIGKIVSEKNITMLAQPIIDVATNKIYALEMLTRGPKGTALELPLPLFSVARQTGLLYKLEMIVLEKAFQQIKETRCRQDIFINCTPITLANISFTRDIKKLLKQYKGILPKQITFEVTERDSIDGLKDFIYNIKILRLMGFKFAVDDTGAGYANLNSISEIMPDIIKIDRSVIENIDKNSLKESMLKGLLLVAREAGSLVVAEGIENEGEASVLTRNKVDLAQGYFYAPPADLLACMAT, from the coding sequence ATGAAAAAAGCGAAAAGTGTAATGCAATGGGGTAAAATCTTTTTGCCTCTATCGTCTATTCGTTATTTCCCTCCGAATTTCGTATTGCGCAATCCTGTTCTAGAGGGGGTAACTGCTGCTTTTAATGCTGGCCATGAAGTAGCTGTTATAGTGTTTAATATCATAAACCAAAAGGACTTAATTGACCAATTGGGGCAACATCACCATTATAAATTGATGAAAACCCTAAAAAAGTCCTTTCAAAAATATATTGAAGAAGAAGGCAACAACAAAGATGTCATTACCCTACATGATTACTATGGTGACGGGGTTACTCTTATAATAAAAGTTAATCATGACAGACATTCGATATCAAATATTGACATCCTTATGAAAAAAATAACGAGTGAAGTCGAAGTAAGATTGACCAAGCTATTTCCCAACGTACAGCCAATTTTTGAAGCAGGCTATATGTTTGTGGAGAGAGGTGATTGTTCGATTCAGGATTCCGTCTTTAGGGCGCACAGGCAGGCCATTGCAATGGCGGAGAAAAGAGTTCATTCTGAATTTAATGAGATGGTATACACGATTGGAAAGATTGTGTCTGAAAAAAATATTACTATGTTGGCACAGCCTATTATTGATGTGGCTACAAACAAAATCTACGCACTGGAAATGCTAACCCGCGGACCAAAGGGAACAGCTTTAGAATTACCGCTTCCGCTTTTTTCGGTAGCCAGACAAACGGGGCTTTTATATAAGCTTGAAATGATTGTCCTGGAAAAGGCATTTCAACAAATAAAAGAAACCCGCTGCCGTCAGGACATCTTCATTAATTGCACACCAATCACGTTAGCCAATATTAGTTTTACCCGTGATATAAAAAAGTTGCTTAAGCAATATAAAGGGATACTCCCAAAGCAGATTACATTTGAAGTGACAGAACGTGATTCAATTGATGGCTTAAAGGATTTCATTTATAATATAAAGATTTTGCGTTTAATGGGCTTTAAATTTGCAGTAGATGATACAGGGGCCGGATATGCTAATTTGAATAGTATCAGCGAAATTATGCCTGATATTATAAAAATTGACCGCTCCGTAATTGAAAATATTGATAAAAATTCTCTCAAGGAATCTATGTTAAAAGGACTCCTTCTTGTTGCAAGGGAAGCAGGTTCCTTAGTAGTTGCAGAAGGAATCGAAAACGAAGGGGAAGCATCTGTATTAACGAGAAATAAGGTGGATTTAGCTCAGGGCTATTTTTACGCGCCCCCAGCAGATCTCCTCGCATGTATGGCAACATAG
- a CDS encoding DUF3055 domain-containing protein, with translation MKERYFLYDDTENTKTRFVSFVGDNQRFDLAIVQTDRHFGKHLVLDMQGSRFAIIGEDDLREEGYLEYAFQLNEEDAEELRSYLTELL, from the coding sequence TTGAAAGAACGCTATTTTTTATACGATGATACAGAAAATACAAAGACCCGATTTGTCAGCTTTGTTGGTGATAATCAACGGTTTGATTTAGCGATTGTCCAGACAGACCGCCATTTTGGAAAACATCTTGTTTTAGATATGCAGGGAAGCCGCTTTGCCATCATCGGAGAAGATGACCTGCGTGAAGAAGGTTACCTAGAATATGCCTTTCAACTTAACGAAGAAGACGCAGAGGAATTACGTTCCTATTTGACAGAGTTATTATAA
- a CDS encoding cytosolic protein — translation MADNNSKSFFDLSNVEKQQNFLTAEEYPEGPYGSPIGENEPVQNKSTDWQEGQRKYSAYNYEYKSLHQDLPRQMDGAHPTHDDSKSDEQSPYN, via the coding sequence ATGGCGGATAATAACTCAAAAAGCTTTTTTGACTTGTCCAATGTGGAAAAACAGCAAAACTTCTTAACAGCTGAAGAATATCCTGAAGGCCCTTACGGTTCTCCAATTGGCGAAAACGAACCCGTTCAAAATAAAAGCACGGACTGGCAAGAAGGACAGCGAAAATACAGCGCCTATAATTATGAATATAAATCCTTGCATCAAGATCTCCCCCGGCAAATGGACGGGGCCCATCCAACCCATGACGATTCAAAATCGGATGAACAATCGCCATATAACTAG
- a CDS encoding YutD family protein has protein sequence MIIINGTNYEIVQEHRDGFNEEALKARYSDILSRYDYIVGDWGYGQLRLKGFFEDQNQKATFDTKISTISEYLYEYCNFGCAYFVLKKVKK, from the coding sequence ATGATTATTATTAACGGGACGAATTATGAAATAGTTCAAGAGCACAGAGATGGTTTTAATGAGGAAGCCTTAAAGGCACGTTATAGTGATATATTATCCAGGTATGATTATATAGTCGGTGATTGGGGCTACGGTCAGCTTCGATTAAAAGGCTTCTTTGAGGATCAAAATCAAAAAGCCACGTTTGATACCAAAATCAGTACAATCAGTGAATATTTGTATGAATACTGTAATTTTGGCTGTGCCTATTTTGTTTTGAAAAAGGTGAAAAAGTAA
- a CDS encoding YhcN/YlaJ family sporulation lipoprotein, giving the protein MKKRFIILGLGLIIATTGCTQDMANRDVYEESGNTINVNNKRNELYREGGSKNVQNMSNDYGFVRHQKSPVEGDQGGSEHYATIDREQVANIISTLSTDIPNVNDVATLVTDQEVLIAYNSDTKDRNSTADQVKRTAMSVVPGYYHVYVSDDKGHMRDVENLSNLNTTSRNARNSVKHLIQLMKKSPQGKPIDENEDENGASKEDNKNK; this is encoded by the coding sequence TTGAAAAAAAGATTCATTATTTTAGGCTTAGGTTTGATTATCGCAACAACAGGCTGCACTCAGGACATGGCAAACCGTGATGTTTATGAAGAAAGCGGCAATACAATAAATGTAAATAATAAAAGAAATGAGCTCTATCGTGAGGGCGGAAGCAAGAATGTCCAAAATATGAGTAATGATTATGGCTTTGTCCGTCATCAGAAGAGTCCGGTAGAGGGTGATCAAGGTGGCTCTGAGCATTACGCTACAATTGACCGTGAGCAGGTCGCGAATATTATTAGCACGCTTAGTACTGATATTCCAAATGTGAATGATGTCGCTACCCTTGTTACCGACCAAGAGGTTTTAATCGCCTATAATTCAGATACAAAGGACCGTAACAGTACTGCTGACCAAGTTAAAAGGACCGCGATGTCTGTTGTTCCTGGATATTACCATGTATATGTTTCAGACGACAAAGGCCATATGAGAGATGTCGAAAATTTATCAAATCTTAATACAACAAGCAGAAATGCAAGAAATTCTGTAAAACATTTAATCCAATTGATGAAAAAATCCCCCCAAGGAAAACCAATAGACGAAAATGAAGACGAGAATGGTGCTTCAAAAGAAGATAATAAAAACAAATAA
- the lipA gene encoding lipoyl synthase → MSKKEDFVRKPEWLKIKLNTNKEYTGLKKMMREKNLHTVCEEARCPNIHECWAERRTATFMILGDICTRACRFCAVKTGQPSELDLQEPERVADSVQLMNLKHAVITAVARDDLKDGGAAVFAETVRAIRRKNPFTSIEVLPSDMGGREENLAILMDAKPDILNHNIETVRRLTPRVRARAKYDRSLEFLLRAKRMQPTIPTKSSLMIGLGETKEEIIEVMEDLRANEVDIMTIGQYLQPSRSHLKVEKYYSPEEFAELREIAISKGFSHCEAGPLVRSSYHADEQVNAAAKHKQLLGEKEAKEA, encoded by the coding sequence ATGAGTAAGAAAGAAGATTTTGTAAGAAAACCTGAATGGTTAAAAATAAAGTTAAATACTAATAAGGAATATACAGGCTTGAAAAAAATGATGCGCGAAAAAAACTTACATACGGTTTGTGAGGAAGCAAGATGTCCTAATATTCATGAGTGCTGGGCTGAAAGACGGACGGCAACATTTATGATTCTCGGTGATATATGTACGCGTGCCTGTCGCTTTTGTGCTGTTAAAACAGGACAGCCATCGGAACTAGACCTACAAGAACCAGAAAGAGTGGCAGATTCTGTTCAACTAATGAATTTAAAGCATGCAGTTATTACAGCGGTAGCGCGTGATGATTTAAAAGATGGTGGAGCAGCTGTTTTTGCAGAAACAGTCAGGGCCATCCGCAGGAAAAATCCATTTACGAGTATTGAAGTTCTTCCATCTGATATGGGAGGCAGGGAAGAAAATTTGGCGATATTAATGGATGCAAAACCTGATATCCTAAATCATAATATTGAGACGGTCAGACGCCTGACCCCAAGAGTGAGAGCCCGTGCGAAATATGACCGTTCCCTTGAATTTTTACTTCGAGCAAAACGTATGCAGCCAACCATTCCAACAAAATCAAGCTTAATGATTGGCCTTGGCGAGACAAAAGAGGAAATCATTGAGGTTATGGAAGATCTAAGGGCAAATGAGGTTGATATTATGACAATCGGACAGTATTTACAGCCGTCCAGGAGCCATTTAAAGGTTGAAAAGTATTACAGCCCAGAGGAGTTTGCCGAATTGCGTGAAATTGCAATTAGCAAGGGTTTTAGCCACTGTGAAGCAGGTCCTTTAGTACGCTCCTCCTATCATGCGGATGAGCAAGTTAATGCCGCTGCGAAGCACAAACAATTGCTGGGAGAAAAAGAGGCGAAAGAAGCATAG
- a CDS encoding M23 family metallopeptidase, with protein MRVFLIIGTFLIILSAFPFWDAHANEPDEYQERMKLYNKVETVTQIPWYYLAAIDQYERNIRQVRRDLPKAESIIGIYFTPEKWAGQLNPNPSEENPAIIQYFNGMGVDGDGDGKASLKSDEDVLFAFANYLLSYGTDQDNIKIGLWNYYHRDKTVGIISGKAQVYRHFGRLKLDQHAFPVPIRSNHSYRSTWGDARGFGGRRMHEGTDIFAGYGVPVRATNYGIVEMKGWNRFGGWRVGIRDINNTYHYFAHLSGFANGLKVGQIVEPGTIIGGVGSSGYGPPGTSGKFPPHLHYGMYKDNGYTEWSFDPTPHLRLWKRQEIQAKKN; from the coding sequence GTGCGGGTATTTCTGATAATTGGAACTTTCCTAATAATCCTGAGCGCTTTTCCATTCTGGGATGCTCATGCGAATGAGCCTGATGAATATCAGGAAAGAATGAAACTATACAACAAAGTAGAAACGGTTACGCAAATCCCTTGGTATTACCTGGCAGCGATTGATCAATACGAGAGAAATATCCGTCAAGTTCGCAGAGACTTACCAAAAGCGGAAAGTATTATCGGGATATATTTCACACCTGAAAAATGGGCTGGTCAATTAAACCCTAATCCTTCTGAAGAAAATCCGGCAATTATCCAGTACTTTAATGGAATGGGCGTTGACGGGGATGGAGATGGAAAAGCAAGCTTAAAAAGTGATGAGGATGTTCTTTTTGCTTTTGCTAATTATCTTTTATCCTATGGAACAGACCAAGATAACATAAAAATTGGTTTATGGAATTATTATCATCGGGACAAAACAGTAGGAATTATTTCAGGCAAAGCTCAAGTATACCGGCATTTCGGCCGGTTGAAATTAGATCAGCATGCATTTCCTGTCCCCATCCGCAGTAATCATAGTTACCGCAGCACATGGGGAGACGCACGAGGGTTTGGTGGCAGAAGAATGCATGAGGGGACAGATATTTTTGCGGGCTATGGGGTACCCGTACGAGCAACCAACTATGGAATCGTTGAAATGAAAGGCTGGAACCGTTTCGGTGGCTGGCGAGTAGGAATTCGTGACATTAATAATACGTATCACTATTTCGCCCACCTTAGCGGCTTTGCCAACGGCTTAAAGGTTGGTCAAATAGTTGAACCTGGGACAATTATTGGTGGTGTAGGCAGCTCGGGTTATGGACCTCCAGGCACATCTGGAAAATTCCCACCACATCTTCATTATGGTATGTACAAGGATAACGGCTATACAGAATGGTCGTTTGACCCCACTCCACATTTACGTTTGTGGAAAAGGCAGGAAATTCAAGCTAAAAAAAATTAG
- the yunB gene encoding sporulation protein YunB: MAKFRVRRSRRGPLPFRYVMLLSFVFFLLSTAFGIWIVNKGIEPTLMQIAESETRNIAAIVINKAITKRTTNIGEEDEVIEFIPSTNGKASNAKLNTDLINRVLAETTTQIQKNLRTAKSGDLATLEQLTDVEIETDETAASDGIVWYVPLGQATQIALLGNLGPKIPVKFTAIGDVRPDVKIESKPMGINNTWVDVFIHIEVSVQIITPFATEITKIEQSIPVGNSLIQGDVPQFYNGGGGAIPSIQLPELPENQ, encoded by the coding sequence TTGGCTAAATTTCGTGTGCGGCGCTCGAGACGTGGCCCGTTACCTTTTCGATATGTCATGCTGTTATCATTCGTATTTTTTCTTTTATCAACAGCTTTCGGAATTTGGATTGTGAATAAGGGGATTGAACCAACATTAATGCAAATTGCCGAATCAGAAACTAGAAATATTGCAGCGATTGTTATTAATAAGGCGATTACTAAAAGAACAACAAATATTGGCGAAGAAGATGAGGTCATTGAGTTTATACCAAGTACTAATGGAAAAGCCTCCAACGCAAAGCTTAATACCGATTTAATTAATCGCGTATTGGCAGAAACTACAACACAAATTCAAAAAAATTTAAGAACCGCGAAAAGCGGTGATCTTGCAACACTGGAACAGCTAACAGATGTGGAAATTGAGACTGATGAAACGGCAGCTTCAGATGGTATCGTTTGGTATGTTCCATTAGGGCAAGCAACGCAAATTGCCTTATTAGGAAATTTGGGACCGAAAATTCCTGTGAAGTTCACTGCGATTGGTGATGTTCGTCCAGATGTTAAAATTGAATCAAAGCCAATGGGAATTAATAACACATGGGTGGATGTTTTTATTCATATAGAAGTGTCGGTTCAAATTATTACCCCATTTGCAACGGAAATAACAAAAATTGAGCAAAGTATTCCAGTTGGGAACTCCTTGATACAGGGGGATGTACCGCAATTTTATAATGGGGGCGGTGGCGCGATCCCGTCCATTCAACTTCCCGAGCTGCCAGAAAATCAATAA
- a CDS encoding DUF1805 domain-containing protein produces MIELSPVEINGHTFLAVTVLLPKTTLLTVSSDKGYIMCGALDVNLLNAKLKDRKIIAGRAVGVRTVEQLLNAPLESVTLEAEELGITKGMIGKDALLKMI; encoded by the coding sequence TTGATCGAACTTTCACCAGTCGAGATTAACGGCCATACGTTTTTAGCTGTTACTGTTTTGCTGCCGAAAACAACGCTGTTAACGGTAAGTAGTGATAAAGGATATATCATGTGCGGTGCTTTAGATGTAAATTTATTAAACGCGAAATTAAAGGATCGTAAAATCATTGCTGGAAGAGCCGTAGGGGTAAGAACGGTTGAACAGCTTCTTAACGCCCCGTTAGAGTCCGTTACTCTAGAGGCAGAGGAATTAGGAATAACCAAAGGAATGATTGGCAAGGATGCCTTGCTAAAAATGATATAA